From the genome of Victivallis lenta:
GGTCGTCCCCACCAGGCAGACCGTGGCGCGCGAATTGACTTCGCGGCTCGTGAAATTCCTCCCCTCCTCGATCTCCCAGTTGCGGATGGTCAGGAAATCCGGCGCGGTTCCGGTGATCCGGCTCGGCGCATAGTTGACGTTGCCCGAGATGACCTGATAGCCGCCCGCGTTCACGACCGGAACCGCGGTTCCGACCGCCACGCATTCGCGGAGGATCGCGTCGCAGTCTTCCGGCGTCAGGGACATCCGGCTTCCGGAGCCCTGGTTCACGCCGCCGCGGCGCGACGCACCCGGCAGCACCAGCACCGTGTTCGCGCCCATCTTCTCGATCGAACTCCGGATCGACTGCGAGGAGCCCGTGCCGATCTCCATCATCGTGATCACCGCCGCGATGCCGATCACAATGCCGAGCGTGGTCAGCAGCGCCCGGGTCGGATTCCGCAGCAGCGCCTTCAGCGCAACGATAATCGTACTGGCGACATTCATGCCATCACCGCCTTTCCTTCATAGGTCCCGGTGACGATCCGGCCGTCCTGCACATGGATCTGCCGCTTTGCGAACCCGGCCAGTTCGGCCGAGTGCGTGACCAGAATCACCGTGATTCCCTCGTCGTTCAATTCGCCGAACATCCGCATGACCTCCTCGCTCGTCTTCGAGTCGAGGTTGCCGGTCGGCTCGTCGGCGAACAGCACAGGCGGATGGTTGATCAGCGCCCGCGCGATGGCCACGCGCTGCTGCTGCCCGCCCGAAAGCTGCGACGGGTAGTGGTGCATCCGTTCGGCCAGACCGACCTTCTCAAGCATTTCGATTCCGCGGCGGCGGCACTCGCGGCGCGACAGGTTTCCGGCGGTGTACGAGAGCGGCATGATCACATTGTCGAGCGCGCTCGTCCGCGGCAGCAGATTGAAGCTCTGGAACACGAAGCCGATCTTCTTGTTCCGCACCACGGCGCGCCG
Proteins encoded in this window:
- a CDS encoding ABC transporter ATP-binding protein; amino-acid sequence: MKLIELENITKTYFLGEIDVPVLKGITLSIGKGEYVALMGASGSGKSTLMNILGCLDRQTSGEYRLDGEEVGMASGDRRAVVRNKKIGFVFQSFNLLPRTSALDNVIMPLSYTAGNLSRRECRRRGIEMLEKVGLAERMHHYPSQLSGGQQQRVAIARALINHPPVLFADEPTGNLDSKTSEEVMRMFGELNDEGITVILVTHSAELAGFAKRQIHVQDGRIVTGTYEGKAVMA